AGAGGACGCAGCTCGTGTTTCGCGCCATCACCGGGTCGGAGTCGAACGTGTTGCACACGTTGCCGGTGACGAGAGCCCCTTGAGAGAATCCCACCAGGCGGATGTGCGATTCCGGGCAGCGCGCGCGGAACGACCGCGCGGCCCGGCGCAGGTTCCGTTCGCCCTCGGCCGTCGACTCGGCCCCACTGATGTTGCCCCCGACCGGCGAGATGCTCGCGCTGTAGCGAACCTTTGTTCGCTGCGTGTCGGCCGGCACCGGCTTCCCCATCGCACCGAGTCGAATGCCGTCGGGCTGCGCCGCCCCTCCGGTGGAGAACTCCATCACCTGCGGGCAGTTCGGAGCCGCCGACGCCGTCCCGACGTTTGATGGCAACATCGGGGACAGAAGTCCCGCGGCAAGCAGAACCAAGATCCCGGATCTCCGAATATTCATGCGGCAGAGAGTATTTCGCCTTTTCACTGGAGCCCATAGTAAAAAAGGTGATGCGCAACACTCAGCAAATCAGTGACGCGAATGTAAACAGCTATGGCGCACTAACCGAGGCGTCACAGGCCGTTTCGCGAGGTCGCGACGCGGTGACGACGGATGCGGTATCACGCAGTTAACCTCGCAGCAAAGTGCGTCGTACTGCCTGTGACGGACACCTCAGTGCACCCAGCAAACCATCCGCGCATTCGGACCGGTCTCGTCGGGCTGCTAGCGTCGAACCCTGGACATCATGTAGAGAGTTCAACGACCGAAGGGACGAGATGAGCGGACGGCATCGTGCTTCGTCGGATGACAGCACGTCCGTGCGGCGCGCACCCGTCTTCGCCGGTCTCGCCGTCGTTGTGATCGTCGCAATTGCAGTCGGGGTGTTTCTTGTCGTCCGGAACGACGACGAGAGTCGTCCACTCGCCGACGCCGCTCCGACCGCGCAGTCGCCTGCCGACGCGGAGGCTCGACTGACTGCATCCTTCCGCGCGCTCCGCTTCCGCACCCCAGTCGGCGTGGCCATCGTTCCCGTCGGAGGCGGCAAGCCCCTCTTGTTCGGGGATCAGACGGTCCGCGACGCGTGGTCCACGATCAAGGCGCCTCTCGGCCTTGCAGCCGAGCGGAAGCACGGTATGAGCCGCACCGAGGCGAACGCCGTCGTCGACTCCGACAACAACTCCGCCCGCATTCTCACCAAGTCGCTCGGCACCCCCGCGGAGGCCTCAGAGGCGCTCGCCGACGTCCTCAGCGAAGGCGGCGACACGACCACCGTGCCTCCCCCGCATCGCGGTTCCACACACCCGATGCTCGGCGAGACCCAGTGGTCGCTCGTCGACTCCGCCACGTGGACTGCGAACCTTCCGTGCATGACCGGCAGCGATCACATCCTCGAGCTCATGCGCGACGTCGCCGATGTCCAGGAATGGGGTGTGCGGCGCCTCGGTGACGAGCGGACCGCAGTCAAGGGCGGATGGGGACCCGCAGCGGACGGCGGTTACGTCGTTCGTCAGATCGGAGTCGTGACGCTCCACGACGGATCGCAAGTCGCCGTATCCACGAGCACCCACACTCCGAAGATGACGTTCGAGGCAGGCACGGCGACGCTCGACAAGGTCGCAGCGTGGTTGAAGGACGAATTCGACAGCCTTCCCGGTGGCCGCTGCCACTGACCGCTACAGTTTCTCCCATGAACAGCCCCACCGTCGGTCCCGTCGACTACCTCGTGATCGAGTTCCCCGCGGGCACGGTCTCCGCCGGAGGCTTCTCCGCGCTGCTGGAGCGCGTCGACGCCGGTATCGTCTTCATCGTCGACATCGAGTTCTTCCGCCGTGACGACGTAGGCGTCACCACCGTCCCCGCACACGACTTCGGCGTGGTCGACGGGCTCGACTTCGCCGAGTTCGACGGCGCTGCGAGCAGCCTGCTCGACGCCGATGACCTCGCTATCGTCACCGACGCCCTCATCCCCGGATCGGTCGGAGCCGTGATCGTGTACGAAGACCTGACCATGGCTCCAGTCGTGGCCGCGTTCGACGCTGCGGGCGCTCGACTCGTCGCCTCCGGTCCTGTGTCAACTGACGATCTCGACACCGCCCTTGGCGACGCCTGACGTCCACCACCATCCTCTGAGGAGTCCCCATGGCACTTTTGAAGCGCGCCGCGCGCGTTGCCGTCGCCAGTTCAGTCCACGGACGCGTGCAGCGTCGGCAACAGCAGCGCTGGGCCCAGCAAGACACTGCCGCCGCAGCTGCTGCGCAACCCACTGCGCAGACGCCCGTCGCGGCCCCGTTGGCAGCCGCGCCGACGGCAGGCGCTATCGACGATCAGCTCGCCCGACTCGCACAGCTCGGCCAACTCCGCGACGCGGGCGTCCTCACCGACGCTGAGTTCGAGGCGAAGAAGGCCCAGATCCTCGCCCTCTGATCGGCCCGGCGACCCGCCGCCGGTACGCTTGCCGATCATGAAGCTCAAGCCCCTGATCCTGGTCCCCGCTGCAGTGTCGGCGCTGGTTCTCGCCGGCTGTTCGTCAACAGACGACTCCGCCTCCGAGACCACGTCGCCGACGGTGGCCCCCACCACGTGCCCAACCGATGTGCCCGCGTCCACGACACAGGCCGACTGGGTGCTCCAGGGCACGAAGGGGTCGATCGAGGTCGTCGCGCCTACAGACGCCAAGGCTCCGCTGATCACGGTCAATGGGAATTTCGAAGTCGGTGAGACGACCGTCAAGACGCTCGTCCCGGGTACTGGCGCTGACGTCACCGCGGACTCGTTTGTGAGTGTCTGCTACGAAGGCGTCAACGGGCGCGACGGCAAGATCTTCGACAGCGCCTTCGAGAAGGGGTCGCCGGCATCATTCTCGCCCACGGGCGTCGTTCCCGGTTTCCGCGAGGCGCTCATCGGTCAGAAGGTCGGCGCCAAGGTGGCCGTGGCCATGACGCCTGCCGACGGGTACGGACCTGATGGGCAACCCGACGCCGGCATTCAGGGCACCGACACGCTCGTCTTCGCGCTCTCCATCCTCGACGCGAGCTGACGTCGGGCGCCGGGGTCAACCGCGCAGCTCGCGCCGGAGCACCTTTCCGGTGGCCGTCTTCGGCAGTTCGGTGACGACGGTGAATCGCCGCGGCCGCTTGTAGGCGGCGAGTTGTGTCGCGACGAAGGTCTCGATCTCGTCGACAGTCGCGGTGGCACCGGACTCGAGGGCGACGAATGCGCTGACCACTTCGCCACGCGTGTCGTCGGGCACGCCGACCACGGCGGCCTCGGCGACCGCTGGGTGTCGGTACAACACGTCCTCGACTTCGCGCGGCCACACCTTGTAACCGGCGGTGGTGATCATGTCCTTGCGACGGTCGATGAGAAATACCCAGCCGTCGCTGTCGCGGAATCCGACGTCGCCGGTGCGGAGTGCACCGTCGACTGGACCGTCGACGACCACGCCATCACGCCAGTAGCCGGGACTCACCTGCGGACCGGAGATCTCCACTTCACCGACCACGCCGGGGCCGACGGGTGCGCCGGAGTCGTCGACGATCCGGCACCGCGTAGCCGCAACGGGAACGCCGATGGAGAGTGCTCCCGATTCCGGGTCGATTCGCTGTGCCTCACCGATCGGGGTGGCGATCGCGGGCGACGTGGTCTCGGTCAAGCCGTACACGATGCTGAGGTCCCGGCCTGCGCGCTCGGCCACCCGGTCGGCGACGGCCGCAGAGACGGGGGCGCCGCCGGTCGCCATCCATTTCACCGACCGGAAGTCGTCGGCCCCGGCGGAGGCGTCGACGAGCGCGACCATCGCACTGATGGCGCCGACGATGAAAGCGGGTCGATGATCGCGCATCGCCTGCACCAGGAGCCCCGCATCGAAGCGGTGAGCCAGAATCAGCGGCGCGCCCACCCGCAACGACAGCGCGAGGTGTCCGACGACTCCGGTCACGTGGAACAGCGGCGTGATCGCGAGGATCTCGTCGTCCGCGGTGATCGAGGTCCACTGTCGATAGAGTTCGGCGGCGGCCGTCAGATTCCCGTGGGTGATGACTGCGGCCTTGGGGACACCCGTAGTCCCAGACGTGTAGAGCAGGAGTGCCGGATCGTCTGACGCCGGCGGTGAGTCGCGCAGCCCCGCCGAGTTCGTCAACGGAGGGGCCGAACGCCAGTCGCCGGCTGACGTCAGCACAACTGTCGTCACGTCGGTGTCTCCGCCGGAGATGATCGACTCCGCACCGGCCGAGTACAGCTCGTCGAGGCAGACGAGCGCCCGAGCGCCGGTGTCGACCAACGCGAACGCGAGTTCACGCTCGGTGTTCATGGGGTTCAGCGGAACGGCCGTCCCGCCCGCCTTCCACGCGGCGATCACGGCGACGACAAAGCCGGGATCGTTCTGGCAGAGCACTGCGACACGGTCCCCGGGTCCGAATCCATCGTCGAGGAGCCTCTCGGCGAGCCGGTCGGAGAACAGATCCACGTCCCCGACCGTCAGTGTCGTGCCGAGGTATCGGATCATCGGTCGGTCCGCTCCGGCGGCGAGAGCCCCGGTGAACATCTCGAGGCCGGAAGTCGGCCGCGTCAGGTCGGCCGCGTCATCGATCATCAACGTGCTGCTCTCATTCCCCGTTGTCAGTGACAGTCGGCTCCCGCACCGCGATTGTAGGCTCCGCCGCCGTGTCGGCGTTGGGGTTTCACGGCCGGGTCGCACCCGAGATCGGTTGCGGCCAACTACGGTTGACGCATGTCCGAACCGCCGACCCAGGCGCAGTTGATGATCCGCCCGGCGCGGGAGCTGTCTGGGATCTCGATGCGTGAGCTCGCACGCCGCGTCGGCGTGAGCGTCGGGACGATGAGCGGGATCGAGACCGGCAAGGCTACGGTCAGCGTCGAGCGGCTCACCACGATCGCGACCGAATTGGGAACGACCGTCGAGTCGCTCGCCGAACTCTTCTCCCCCGCCCGGATCGACGACGTCGTTTCGACGTTCGATTGGCGGGTCTTTCCGGATCGTGACCTCGACCCTGCACTTGCAGCCGCGATCCGGTGTTTTGTCGGCGTCGGCTATCACGGTGCGACGATGCGCACGATCGCCGCGGAGGCCGGCCTGAGCGCGGCAGGCGTGTATCACCACTACCCGAGTAAGCAGTCGCTGCTGACGGCGGTGTTCGACCTGGCGTACGCCGAGCTGGCCGCGCACACCGATGCCGCTGCCGCCGACGCGGACTCCCCGACCGGGTCGTTCGGCAATGTGTGCGAAGCCGTCGCCTTGTTCTCCGCCACACGGCGCGACGTGATGGCGGTCGTCCTGACCGATCAGGCGAACGTCGATCCCGCAGACAAAGCCCGAGTGCAGTCGGCGTCGGACCGGCTGGTTCGGCAGGTCGAGCGTCTGGTCGGCGAGATCGGAGTCGACGATCCGGCGGCGACCGCGCGCGCCGTCGTCGACCTGTGCGGAAGTGTCTGCCGCCTCGACCCGACCGGGGATCCGGCGACGATCGCACGCCTCTACCGACAGTTCGGCCTTCGACTCGCGCGAGAGTGAACCGACGAACTCTCCGCCCGACGGACGACGTCGGGCGGAGAGTCGATGGTGCGCCCTAGGAGCGTGCGATCACCTCGTCGCGCAACGTCCGCCGCAGCACTTTTCCGGTCGCGGTCTTCGGGAGCTCGGCGACGATCTCCACGGACCGCGGATACTTGTACGCCGCCATCTGGGCCTTGCAGAACTCGACGATCTCCTCCCCCGTCGCCGACTTGCCCGGCTGGAGTGAGACGAACGCCTTGACAGTCTCACCGCGATACTCGTCCGGCACACCGACGACCGCGGCCTCCGCCACTGCCGGATGCCCGTACAGCACGTCCTCGACTTCCCGAGGCCACACCTTGTACCCGGACGCGTTGATCATGTCCTTCTTGCGATCGACCAGGTAGAACCAGCCGTCGGCGTCCATGAATCCGACGTCGCCGGTCCGGAGTTCGCCTCCTGGCATCGATTCCGCCGTCGCCTCGGGTCGATTCCAATATCCCGGTACCACTTGCGGACCCGACGTGGCGAACTCCCCGACTTCGCCGACTGGGACGTCGTCGCCGTTGTCGTCGATCACCCGGACCACCGTGTTGAACACCGGCACCCCGACTGAGAGGGCGCCCGACTCGGCGTCGACCGGCGCACGGACACCGAACGGCACCCCGTGCGACGGCGAGTTGGTCTCCGTGAGGCCGTAGATGTTGTGGATGTATGCCCCGAGCACCTTCTCGAGACGATCTGCGACCGCAGGTGCGATCGGTGCGCCGCCGGAGTACAGCGCCCGCAAGGATGTGAAGTCGCCGGACACCGCGCCACCGGAGTCGGCGAGTGCGATGTACGCGGTGATGGCACCGACAGTGAATGTCGGCCGATGCTCGCGAATCGCATCAACCATCACCTCCGGCGAGAACCGATGCGTCAGTACCAGTGGCGCCCGAAGCAGAGCCGCGATCATCACGTGCCCGACCAAGCCGGTGATGTGGAAGAGGGGCGCGACGCCGAGCACCACGTCGGCTCCGGTCAGGCCCATCCACTCGCGGTAGGTCTGAGCGTTGAACGCCAAGTTTCCGTGAGTGTTGAGCGCACCCTTCGGCTTTCCCGTCGTTCCCGATGTGTAGGTCAGGACGGCGAGATCGTCCGACGTCGGCGGCGTCGCGGGAACCACGGCCGTCCCGTCGTACCCGGTGATGACCTCTGTCAAGGACAGAGTCCCGTCGGGGACGTCCGACGTCTGCCCACCGAGCACACGGTTGTCGTCGCGCGACTGGCCGTCGAGCGCGGACACCGTGATCACCGTCTGCACGGCGGTCCCTCCCGCGGCGATCACTTCGCGTGCCACGTCGTCGTAGAGCTCGTTGAGAGCGAGCAAGGCGACCGCGCCCGAGTCCTCGAGGAGATACGCGAGTTCGCGGTGCCGATTCATCGGGTTCACCGCGACCGCCGCACCACCCGCTTTCCACGCCGCGACCAGCCCGATCACAAAGGCCGGATTGTTCTGGACGTAGAGCGCCAGACGATCGCCCGGTGCGAAGCCGTCGGCGATCAACGACGCAGCCAGCGCATCGGCGGCACAGTTGATCTCTCGATAGGTCACGACACCGTCGAAGTACTTGATCGCGGGCGCGTCCGGCACCTCGGTGGCCGCCGACACGAAGATCTCGAGAGCCGACTCGTTGTCCGATGTGATGTCGGCGGGCCGGCCTTGCGAGTACAGCGCGAGCCACGGCCGGTCGGTGTACACCGTCACTTGATCGCCACCGGGTTGACCGGGGATCCCGTCGCACGATGGATCTTGAGAGGCGCGGCCACATAGAACGACGTGTAACGACCGTCGTCCGCCGAGTCGGCGGCGAGTTTCTCGAGGTCGCAGATCTCGGTGAACGTGACGCCGAGGTTCCGCATCAGCGCATTGTGCAGGACAAGCGCCACACCGCTGTTCGGATCGAACGTGACTTCGTTCGCGATCGTGTCGGTGACGAGATTGGGGATCTCCATTTCCTGGAACCACTCGACGAGTCCCGGCGAGTACACCAGTCCCGACTCGCAGAAGTCCTCATAGAATGCGTCGCCTTTGTCGAAGAACAACTGAAGGTGGTTTGTGCGGATCATCAAGATGTCGCGCTTGGCGATCGGCGTGCCCTGTGCTTCTGCGCAGGCGATGAGGTCCTCGTGTGTGAACGTCTCGCCCGGCTCGAGGTAGTCCTTACCGCGGAAGCGCGCCATGTCGAGGAGGTTCGCCCGGCCTGCGACGCCGCGCTGCGCGATCGGTTCGACGCTGGCCTTCTCGAGGCCGCCGATGGTGGTGCGGGCGTCGTAGCCGTTCCAGATCTTGCCGTCGTACCAGACGTGTCCCAGAGCGTCGTATTGCGTTGATCCCTGGAGGAAGGCGTTCAGCTTGTCGTCGGCGTAGTGCAGTCCACCGGGGAAGGCCGGTCCGTCGCCGCCCTCGTCCCAATGCGATTCGTCCAGGATCATCTCGCGGGTGGCAGGACTGCGGCCGGGCCACACCGGATCGCCGTTCGGATCGCCGATGAGTCTCTGAAGGGTGAACAGCTCCCCCTTCTGGATCTGCGCAGCACCGGCCACGACCTGTTCCGGCGTCAGGTAGTTCAGCGATCCGACCTGATCGTCCGGTCCCCACTTGCCCCAGTTCGACGGGGAGTCGGCCAGAAGCTCGGTAAGGTCAGGAGCATCGGTCATGGGTGTCACACCTTCCAGAGAATGAACACTCGCCCACCGAGCGTTCGGTTTGTTCAGCTGTGATCAGAGTCACCCGCCTGGCGGAGAAAGTCAAGAGGCAATCGCAGCGTTCCGCGAAAGTGCAGGTACGCCGCTCACCGAGCGCCTACGTCGACTCGGGTCGTACACCCATCGATCGGATTTGTGGACTCACCTGTCCGCGTCAGGAGACGCCGCGAACGGCTTGATGAACTCCGGCATGCCGCCGGTTCGACGCAGCAACGGTGTGCCGAAGAACGGTGCAACAACCTGACAGGGCACCACTCTGCTCGGATGGTCGTCGAGCGCGTTGAGGACGAAGGCCGCGGCGCGGGGCGATCCACAGATGCCGAGGTGATCGGACAGGTCTTTCACACAGCCGGACTGAAGGACGATGTTCGTGACGTCGACGCCCTCCGGTCCCGGGAGTTGACCTGACGTGAACGGGTGGACCAGTTCGTCGTGGACAGTCGAGATGTTGGTGTACGAGATGCCTGGGACGTACGGCCCGCCGTCGGAGTTCATGGTGGCGATGAACTCCGAATCGTCCATCATCTGCGGGAGAGCACGGCAGGGAACCACTCCCGCAGGATCGAAGCCGAACCGGTCGAGGACGCCGGTGGCTCCGTCGAGCACCGTGGTTCCCTCCCACAGGGGCGCCAGGGACACGTACTTGCCGATTTTGTCGTGCCCGCCGAGGAAGCGCGCCCAATAGTTGGGGACGAGTGTGCCCTGCGAATGGCCGACGACGTGCACCTTGTCCGACCCGGTCGCGGCCATGACCTTCTCGGCGAAGGCGCCGAACTCCACCGCACTCTCCTCGATCGTCGTCATCCCTCCGAGCGCCGAGATCGGCCACCTCGACCCGGGGATTGCGCCGAAGGTGAGCGTGAACACCGAGTATCCGGCCTCGGTGAGCAACGGAACATAGGTGCCCCAGTTCGTCTGGCCGCCGCCTGCGGTTCCGTGCGCGAGGATCACCGGGATCGGGTGTGCCGGGTCGAGCGGGTCGTCCCATCGGTTCGCGCCGGGCAGACTTCCGCCCGGATGCGCGAGTTCGGGGCCGATGCCTGCGAAGAAGTCGTAGACCACCTTGCCGGTCGGGTCGTCCGCGTCACCGCCGAGACTGATCAGTTCGCGCGGAAACCGCTGGACGACGGAGTTGGCCGCCTTCAACAGCGGCTGAC
This genomic window from Gordonia sp. PDNC005 contains:
- a CDS encoding DUF6325 family protein, translating into MNSPTVGPVDYLVIEFPAGTVSAGGFSALLERVDAGIVFIVDIEFFRRDDVGVTTVPAHDFGVVDGLDFAEFDGAASSLLDADDLAIVTDALIPGSVGAVIVYEDLTMAPVVAAFDAAGARLVASGPVSTDDLDTALGDA
- a CDS encoding alpha/beta fold hydrolase: MPPKNLNEFIGDLVTLPLAAAQKISQPLLKAANSVVQRFPRELISLGGDADDPTGKVVYDFFAGIGPELAHPGGSLPGANRWDDPLDPAHPIPVILAHGTAGGGQTNWGTYVPLLTEAGYSVFTLTFGAIPGSRWPISALGGMTTIEESAVEFGAFAEKVMAATGSDKVHVVGHSQGTLVPNYWARFLGGHDKIGKYVSLAPLWEGTTVLDGATGVLDRFGFDPAGVVPCRALPQMMDDSEFIATMNSDGGPYVPGISYTNISTVHDELVHPFTSGQLPGPEGVDVTNIVLQSGCVKDLSDHLGICGSPRAAAFVLNALDDHPSRVVPCQVVAPFFGTPLLRRTGGMPEFIKPFAASPDADR
- a CDS encoding cyclase family protein → MTDAPDLTELLADSPSNWGKWGPDDQVGSLNYLTPEQVVAGAAQIQKGELFTLQRLIGDPNGDPVWPGRSPATREMILDESHWDEGGDGPAFPGGLHYADDKLNAFLQGSTQYDALGHVWYDGKIWNGYDARTTIGGLEKASVEPIAQRGVAGRANLLDMARFRGKDYLEPGETFTHEDLIACAEAQGTPIAKRDILMIRTNHLQLFFDKGDAFYEDFCESGLVYSPGLVEWFQEMEIPNLVTDTIANEVTFDPNSGVALVLHNALMRNLGVTFTEICDLEKLAADSADDGRYTSFYVAAPLKIHRATGSPVNPVAIK
- a CDS encoding AMP-binding protein, which produces MIDDAADLTRPTSGLEMFTGALAAGADRPMIRYLGTTLTVGDVDLFSDRLAERLLDDGFGPGDRVAVLCQNDPGFVVAVIAAWKAGGTAVPLNPMNTERELAFALVDTGARALVCLDELYSAGAESIISGGDTDVTTVVLTSAGDWRSAPPLTNSAGLRDSPPASDDPALLLYTSGTTGVPKAAVITHGNLTAAAELYRQWTSITADDEILAITPLFHVTGVVGHLALSLRVGAPLILAHRFDAGLLVQAMRDHRPAFIVGAISAMVALVDASAGADDFRSVKWMATGGAPVSAAVADRVAERAGRDLSIVYGLTETTSPAIATPIGEAQRIDPESGALSIGVPVAATRCRIVDDSGAPVGPGVVGEVEISGPQVSPGYWRDGVVVDGPVDGALRTGDVGFRDSDGWVFLIDRRKDMITTAGYKVWPREVEDVLYRHPAVAEAAVVGVPDDTRGEVVSAFVALESGATATVDEIETFVATQLAAYKRPRRFTVVTELPKTATGKVLRRELRG
- a CDS encoding SHOCT domain-containing protein — encoded protein: MALLKRAARVAVASSVHGRVQRRQQQRWAQQDTAAAAAAQPTAQTPVAAPLAAAPTAGAIDDQLARLAQLGQLRDAGVLTDAEFEAKKAQILAL
- a CDS encoding TetR family transcriptional regulator, encoding MSEPPTQAQLMIRPARELSGISMRELARRVGVSVGTMSGIETGKATVSVERLTTIATELGTTVESLAELFSPARIDDVVSTFDWRVFPDRDLDPALAAAIRCFVGVGYHGATMRTIAAEAGLSAAGVYHHYPSKQSLLTAVFDLAYAELAAHTDAAAADADSPTGSFGNVCEAVALFSATRRDVMAVVLTDQANVDPADKARVQSASDRLVRQVERLVGEIGVDDPAATARAVVDLCGSVCRLDPTGDPATIARLYRQFGLRLARE
- a CDS encoding AMP-binding protein, with protein sequence MTVYTDRPWLALYSQGRPADITSDNESALEIFVSAATEVPDAPAIKYFDGVVTYREINCAADALAASLIADGFAPGDRLALYVQNNPAFVIGLVAAWKAGGAAVAVNPMNRHRELAYLLEDSGAVALLALNELYDDVAREVIAAGGTAVQTVITVSALDGQSRDDNRVLGGQTSDVPDGTLSLTEVITGYDGTAVVPATPPTSDDLAVLTYTSGTTGKPKGALNTHGNLAFNAQTYREWMGLTGADVVLGVAPLFHITGLVGHVMIAALLRAPLVLTHRFSPEVMVDAIREHRPTFTVGAITAYIALADSGGAVSGDFTSLRALYSGGAPIAPAVADRLEKVLGAYIHNIYGLTETNSPSHGVPFGVRAPVDAESGALSVGVPVFNTVVRVIDDNGDDVPVGEVGEFATSGPQVVPGYWNRPEATAESMPGGELRTGDVGFMDADGWFYLVDRKKDMINASGYKVWPREVEDVLYGHPAVAEAAVVGVPDEYRGETVKAFVSLQPGKSATGEEIVEFCKAQMAAYKYPRSVEIVAELPKTATGKVLRRTLRDEVIARS
- a CDS encoding FKBP-type peptidyl-prolyl cis-trans isomerase, with amino-acid sequence MKLKPLILVPAAVSALVLAGCSSTDDSASETTSPTVAPTTCPTDVPASTTQADWVLQGTKGSIEVVAPTDAKAPLITVNGNFEVGETTVKTLVPGTGADVTADSFVSVCYEGVNGRDGKIFDSAFEKGSPASFSPTGVVPGFREALIGQKVGAKVAVAMTPADGYGPDGQPDAGIQGTDTLVFALSILDAS